In Heteronotia binoei isolate CCM8104 ecotype False Entrance Well chromosome 5, APGP_CSIRO_Hbin_v1, whole genome shotgun sequence, the DNA window CCTAGAAGACTAGAATGATAGTTTTCCTATAAAATACCCTTCCACTTTCATCTATGAAGGCAACTGATGGGGTCCTGCTCAAAAATCTCTCCTCCATCAAGAACAAGATTATGGGATTGGTTAGGAAAGAGTGTGATAGCACTAATTACTATTCTGAATTGGGATACCGTACTCATGAAGGAAGAACTATGATAGGTGCCAAATGGACAGAGGGAGGAGAGGAACGGAAGGAACTTGAGTGAGTAAAAGATAGTGAGTATAAGCCTGCCCTCTGAATTATCCGAAAGGATGCTGCTTGATATACAAAAGTCTGGCAGAGTTTTGTGAATGTACCCAGGCGATTCTGCATTTTCCCTAGCAGATAAACAGTAATGGTGAAAGAGTACTTTGTTAAATGCTTACCTGTATCTCTCTTCCTGCAAAGCCTGCATTATCAAGGAATAATCCCTCTGATAGAGAGCCTTGAGGTTCTCAAAGGATTCCTCCAGTCGCCCTTGAGCCTCTCTTATTTCTTGAATCTCATGGAGTATTGCATCAAACCCTGAGCTCTGCATATCCAGAGTGTTTGTTTTGGAGCTTGGTGCTCCCATGGGGACCCCTGTGGTGCTGTTGGCTCCCACAGAGCCTGATGTGGCACTGGAACAATCTTCCTCACTACCATATTTTGGGCTTGAATGAAAGTTATGAACCCCTAAAGTCTTTCCCCCAGTCCCATCTTCTTGACCTTCTTCCAAGGAGTCCTTCAGATTAGCTATATTGTCTGCACTTCCAAACTTGTTCCTAATGAGCGAGGCAATCTCCCGAGGTTTGGAAACAACAGCACCTGCTGCTGAATGTGTTGCCTGGGAGAAACTAGAAAGTCCACCCTTAACACTGTCTACCACTCCTTCACTGAAGCCTGTGACCTTTGCCCCAACATCCTTCAGCCCCTGGTGCATATCCCTCAAGACATCTTTAGGTTGTCGGGGGATGCCATTCTGTTCAATCTCTCGCAGCTTCCGATGGTAATGCTCTAACTTCTTCTGCAGCTGGAGGATCGTCTGGGCTGACTTCTGGTTCTTCTTCTCAAACACCTGCTTGATACGAGCACTCTGCTGCTTGTCAGCATTGTTGGCTAATTTCAGGTACTCTGCCACATTATCATCTCGAGCTGTTTGTTCTATTTTGATTTGCTCCGTCAGCTTCAGGATCTTCTGCTGCAGGTGGGTGATGGCCACTTTTGTGCGCTGAGGATCCGGTGTTCCATCAAC includes these proteins:
- the TMCC1 gene encoding transmembrane and coiled-coil domains protein 1 isoform X2, giving the protein MFMWCCCTCVCCEKHFCEPVKIERLDVSSLAQTSSAVASSTDCSINADSVDGTPDPQRTKVAITHLQQKILKLTEQIKIEQTARDDNVAEYLKLANNADKQQSARIKQVFEKKNQKSAQTILQLQKKLEHYHRKLREIEQNGIPRQPKDVLRDMHQGLKDVGAKVTGFSEGVVDSVKGGLSSFSQATHSAAGAVVSKPREIASLIRNKFGSADNIANLKDSLEEGQEDGTGGKTLGVHNFHSSPKYGSEEDCSSATSGSVGANSTTGVPMGAPSSKTNTLDMQSSGFDAILHEIQEIREAQGRLEESFENLKALYQRDYSLIMQALQEERYRCERLEEQLNDLTELHQNEILNLKQELASMEEKIAYQSYERARDIQEALEACQTRISKMELQQQQQQVVQLEGLENATARNLLGKLINILLAVMAVLLVFVSTVANCVVPLMKTRSRTFSTLFVVVFIAFLWKHWDALTGYLERFFSPPR
- the TMCC1 gene encoding transmembrane and coiled-coil domains protein 1 isoform X4 encodes the protein MVQRFSLRRQLSKIERLDVSSLAQTSSAVASSTDCSINADSVDGTPDPQRTKVAITHLQQKILKLTEQIKIEQTARDDNVAEYLKLANNADKQQSARIKQVFEKKNQKSAQTILQLQKKLEHYHRKLREIEQNGIPRQPKDVLRDMHQGLKDVGAKVTGFSEGVVDSVKGGLSSFSQATHSAAGAVVSKPREIASLIRNKFGSADNIANLKDSLEEGQEDGTGGKTLGVHNFHSSPKYGSEEDCSSATSGSVGANSTTGVPMGAPSSKTNTLDMQSSGFDAILHEIQEIREAQGRLEESFENLKALYQRDYSLIMQALQEERYRCERLEEQLNDLTELHQNEILNLKQELASMEEKIAYQSYERARDIQEALEACQTRISKMELQQQQQQVVQLEGLENATARNLLGKLINILLAVMAVLLVFVSTVANCVVPLMKTRSRTFSTLFVVVFIAFLWKHWDALTGYLERFFSPPR
- the TMCC1 gene encoding transmembrane and coiled-coil domains protein 1 isoform X5; translation: METLTSSSDTIERLDVSSLAQTSSAVASSTDCSINADSVDGTPDPQRTKVAITHLQQKILKLTEQIKIEQTARDDNVAEYLKLANNADKQQSARIKQVFEKKNQKSAQTILQLQKKLEHYHRKLREIEQNGIPRQPKDVLRDMHQGLKDVGAKVTGFSEGVVDSVKGGLSSFSQATHSAAGAVVSKPREIASLIRNKFGSADNIANLKDSLEEGQEDGTGGKTLGVHNFHSSPKYGSEEDCSSATSGSVGANSTTGVPMGAPSSKTNTLDMQSSGFDAILHEIQEIREAQGRLEESFENLKALYQRDYSLIMQALQEERYRCERLEEQLNDLTELHQNEILNLKQELASMEEKIAYQSYERARDIQEALEACQTRISKMELQQQQQQVVQLEGLENATARNLLGKLINILLAVMAVLLVFVSTVANCVVPLMKTRSRTFSTLFVVVFIAFLWKHWDALTGYLERFFSPPR
- the TMCC1 gene encoding transmembrane and coiled-coil domains protein 1 isoform X3, whose amino-acid sequence is MHWEQLLRLRKAKIERLDVSSLAQTSSAVASSTDCSINADSVDGTPDPQRTKVAITHLQQKILKLTEQIKIEQTARDDNVAEYLKLANNADKQQSARIKQVFEKKNQKSAQTILQLQKKLEHYHRKLREIEQNGIPRQPKDVLRDMHQGLKDVGAKVTGFSEGVVDSVKGGLSSFSQATHSAAGAVVSKPREIASLIRNKFGSADNIANLKDSLEEGQEDGTGGKTLGVHNFHSSPKYGSEEDCSSATSGSVGANSTTGVPMGAPSSKTNTLDMQSSGFDAILHEIQEIREAQGRLEESFENLKALYQRDYSLIMQALQEERYRCERLEEQLNDLTELHQNEILNLKQELASMEEKIAYQSYERARDIQEALEACQTRISKMELQQQQQQVVQLEGLENATARNLLGKLINILLAVMAVLLVFVSTVANCVVPLMKTRSRTFSTLFVVVFIAFLWKHWDALTGYLERFFSPPR